The Callospermophilus lateralis isolate mCalLat2 chromosome 15, mCalLat2.hap1, whole genome shotgun sequence genome window below encodes:
- the Pnliprp1 gene encoding inactive pancreatic lipase-related protein 1, whose product MMIFWTVTLFLLGAARGKEVCYKDIGCFSDSEPWAGTAIRPLKILPWSPEKINTRFLLYTNENPDNFQILQLSDPSTIEASNFQTDRKTRFIIHGFIDKGDESWVGDMCKNMFKVEEVNCICVDWKKGSQTTYTQAANNARVVGAQVAQMLSILSTNYSYSPSQVHLIGHSLGAHVAGEAGSRTPGLGRITGLDPVEASFEGTPEEVRLDPSDAVFVDVIHTDAAPLIPFLGFGTNQMVGHLDFFPNGGENMPGCKKNALSQIVDLDGIWSGTRDFVACNHLRSYKYYLDSILSPDGFTAYPCMSYKAFESNKCFPCPDQGCPQMGHYADKFAGKTSAEQQKFFLNTGDAKNFARWRYGVSVTLSGRTITGEVKVALFGDKGNTRQYDVFRGIIMPGSTHSKEFDAELDVGTIEKVKFLWNNHMVNPTFPRVGAAKITVQKGEEKTVYNFCSKETVKEDVLLTLTPCETPDTL is encoded by the exons ATGATGATCTTCTGGACAGTCACACTTTTCCTGCTGGGGGCAGCCAGAG GAAAAGAAGTTTGCTATAAGGACATTGGGTGCTTTTCTGATTCTGAGCCTTGGGCTGGAACTGCAATCAGACCCCTGAAAATTCTCCCCTGGAGCCCTGAGAAGATCAACACCCGTTTCTTGCTCTACACCAATGAGAACCCAGACAACTTTCAG ATACTGCAGCTCTCTGATCCATCGACCATCGAGGCATCTAATTTTCAAACGGACAGGAAGACCCGGTTCATCATTCATGGCTTCATAGACAAGGGCGATGAGAGCTGGGTGGGAGACATGTGCAAG AACATGTTCAAGGTGGAGGAGGTGAACTGCATCTGTGTGGACTGGAAGAAGGGCTCCCAAACCACCTACACACAGGCTGCCAACAACGCGCGCGTGGTGGGCGCCCAGGTGGCCCAGATGCTCAGCATCCTCTCG ACGAACTACAGCTACTCACCTTCTCAAGTCCACCTCATTGGCCACAGCCTGGGAGCCCACGTGGCGGGAGAGGCTGGGAGCAGGACCCCAGGCCTGGGCAGGATTACTG GATTGGATCCCGTGGAAGCAAGTTTCGAGGGCACTCCTGAGGAGGTTCGACTTGACCCTTCGGAtgctgtctttgtggatgtgattCACACAGATGCAGCACCCTTGATCCCATTCCTGG GTTTTGGAACAAACCAAATGGTGGGTCACCTTGACTTCTTCCCCAATGGAGGAGAGAACATGCCAGGGTGCAAGAAGAATGCCTTGTCACAGATCGTGGACCTCGACGGCATCTGGTCAG GAACCCGGGACTTTGTGGCTTGCAATCACCTAAGAAGCTACAAGTATTACTTGGACAGCATCCTCAGCCCTGATGGGTTCACTGCGTACCCTTGCATGTCCTACAAGGCCTTCGAGTCT AACAAGTGCTTCCCCTGCCCAGATCAAGGGTGCCCGCAGATGGGTCACTATGCTGATAAATTTGCTGGCAAGACGAGTGCAGAGCAGCAGAAATTCTTTCTGAACACAGGCGATGCCAAGAATTTTGCAC GCTGGAGATACGGGGTTTCTGTAACACTGTCTGGAAGAACAATCACTGGAGAGGTCAAGGTGGCTTTGTTTGGAGATAAGGGAAACACTCGCCAGTATGACGTCTTCAG GGGGATCATCATGCCAGGCTCTACCCACTCCAAGGAGTTCGATGCAGAGCTGGATGTCGGAACGATTGAGAAAGTCAAGTTTCTTTGGAATAACCACATGGTGAACCCGACCTTCCCCAGAGTGGGTGCAGCCAAGATCACTGTGCAAAAGGGAGAGGAGAAGACAGT GTACAACTTCTGTAGCAAAGAAACTGTGAAAGAAGATGTTCTGCTCACTCTCACGCCCTGTGAAACTCCAGACACACTGTAA